One genomic segment of Hordeum vulgare subsp. vulgare chromosome 2H, MorexV3_pseudomolecules_assembly, whole genome shotgun sequence includes these proteins:
- the LOC123431497 gene encoding CCR4-NOT transcription complex subunit 9-like isoform X2 produces MIPEVVRNKGNSLFLDEAWFSRDIVLCCPSKLHTPLLNSMPSSEVPASDDPILLERLLLDLLDPELKGHALLELRKKREMFPDLAHLLWYSFGTIAALVQEIVRIYPALSPPTLTLAASTRVCNVLALFQCIASHPETRSPFIKAHIPLYLYPFLHTVDKAQPFEYLRLTTLGVIGALVKNEDTEATVYLLESETISLCLKIMEIGNEPSKTVSTFILLKLLLNDVGLHHCCNTHGPFYEIAFALQEMVSSRDARPSARLLKCIVRCYLRLFDHPRGRAVFKTRLPIVLQNGTFNDYLDDPSVQECLQQLLAKLEVGSPNQFVPFLRRNDNSIVP; encoded by the exons ATGATTCCAGAAGTAGTGAGGAACAAGGGCAACTCTTTGTTTTTGGATGAAGCGTGGTTTTCAAGAGACATAGTTCTTTGTTGTCCCTCCAAG CTTCACACTCCCTTACTGAATTCAATGCCGAGTAGCGAGGTTCCTGCTTCGGATGACCCAATTCTTTTGGAGCGTCTTCTTCTTGATTTGCTAGATCCGGAGCTCAAGGGGCATGCTCTTTTGGAGCTGCGTAAG AAGAGGGAGATGTTTCCAGATCTGGCTCATTTGTTGTGGTACTCATTCGGCACAATTGCCGCGTTGGTCCAG GAGATTGTAAGAATCTACCCTGCACTTTCGCCTCCAACTTTAACGTTGGCTGCATCAACCCGAGTCTGCAATGTGCTTGCACTTTTTCAG TGCATTGCATCACACCCTGAGACCAGAAGTCCTTTCATAAAAG CTCATATTCCATTGTACCTGTACCCATTCTTGCATACCGTCGACAAGGCCCAACCTTTCGAGTACTTGCGGCTTACCACTTTGGGTGTCATTGGTGCTCTAGTAAAG AATGAGGATACTGAAGCTACTGTTTATTTGCTCGAATCTGAAACTATTTCTTTGtgcttgaagatcatggagatagGCAATGAGCCTTCAAAAACC GTGTCCACTTTCATTCTCCTAAAGCTTCTGCTAAACGATGTTGGTTTGCACCACTGTTGTAACACTCACGGTCCTTTCTATGAGATTGCTTTTGCTTTACAAGAAATGGTTTCCTCACGAGATGCCCGACCTTCGGCAAGGCTGCTGAAGTGCATTGTCCGTTGTTACCTTAGGCTATTTGACCATCCTAG GGGTCGTGCGGTGTTTAAAACAAGGCTTCCCATCGTGCTACAAAATGGGACATTCAATGACTATCTG GATGATCCTTCAGtacaagagtgtctgcagcaactGCTGGCCAAGCTGGAGGTTGGGAGTCCCAATCAGTTCGTTCCATTTCTCCGCCGCAATGACAACTCTATCGTACCATGA
- the LOC123431497 gene encoding CCR4-NOT transcription complex subunit 9-like isoform X1, whose translation MDRAPQEDMETRLVEQLREDKFAKKAPAQPERRGCYYTTIPASVKHMNIFADELILLNLDRPLHTRTQKFVKFIRVIYSSSGSAFNVHMIPEVVRNKGNSLFLDEAWFSRDIVLCCPSKLHTPLLNSMPSSEVPASDDPILLERLLLDLLDPELKGHALLELRKKREMFPDLAHLLWYSFGTIAALVQEIVRIYPALSPPTLTLAASTRVCNVLALFQCIASHPETRSPFIKAHIPLYLYPFLHTVDKAQPFEYLRLTTLGVIGALVKNEDTEATVYLLESETISLCLKIMEIGNEPSKTVSTFILLKLLLNDVGLHHCCNTHGPFYEIAFALQEMVSSRDARPSARLLKCIVRCYLRLFDHPRGRAVFKTRLPIVLQNGTFNDYLDDPSVQECLQQLLAKLEVGSPNQFVPFLRRNDNSIVP comes from the exons ATGGATAGGGCTCCCCAAGAAGATATGGAGACACGATTGGTGGAACAACTTAGAGAAGACAAATTTGCAAAGAAAGCTCCGGCACAGCCTGAGCGGAGAGGATGCTACTACACTACTATCCCTGCTTCGGTTAAGCACATGAACATTTTTGCAGATGAGCTGATTTTGCTAAATTTGGACAGA CCACTTCATACAAGGACGCAAAAGTTTGTAAAG TTTATTAGAGTTATTTACTCCAGTTCAGGCAGTGCTTTCAACGTACACATGATTCCAGAAGTAGTGAGGAACAAGGGCAACTCTTTGTTTTTGGATGAAGCGTGGTTTTCAAGAGACATAGTTCTTTGTTGTCCCTCCAAG CTTCACACTCCCTTACTGAATTCAATGCCGAGTAGCGAGGTTCCTGCTTCGGATGACCCAATTCTTTTGGAGCGTCTTCTTCTTGATTTGCTAGATCCGGAGCTCAAGGGGCATGCTCTTTTGGAGCTGCGTAAG AAGAGGGAGATGTTTCCAGATCTGGCTCATTTGTTGTGGTACTCATTCGGCACAATTGCCGCGTTGGTCCAG GAGATTGTAAGAATCTACCCTGCACTTTCGCCTCCAACTTTAACGTTGGCTGCATCAACCCGAGTCTGCAATGTGCTTGCACTTTTTCAG TGCATTGCATCACACCCTGAGACCAGAAGTCCTTTCATAAAAG CTCATATTCCATTGTACCTGTACCCATTCTTGCATACCGTCGACAAGGCCCAACCTTTCGAGTACTTGCGGCTTACCACTTTGGGTGTCATTGGTGCTCTAGTAAAG AATGAGGATACTGAAGCTACTGTTTATTTGCTCGAATCTGAAACTATTTCTTTGtgcttgaagatcatggagatagGCAATGAGCCTTCAAAAACC GTGTCCACTTTCATTCTCCTAAAGCTTCTGCTAAACGATGTTGGTTTGCACCACTGTTGTAACACTCACGGTCCTTTCTATGAGATTGCTTTTGCTTTACAAGAAATGGTTTCCTCACGAGATGCCCGACCTTCGGCAAGGCTGCTGAAGTGCATTGTCCGTTGTTACCTTAGGCTATTTGACCATCCTAG GGGTCGTGCGGTGTTTAAAACAAGGCTTCCCATCGTGCTACAAAATGGGACATTCAATGACTATCTG GATGATCCTTCAGtacaagagtgtctgcagcaactGCTGGCCAAGCTGGAGGTTGGGAGTCCCAATCAGTTCGTTCCATTTCTCCGCCGCAATGACAACTCTATCGTACCATGA